TCTGATCGGAGTTGGTGTAGGTAACTCTGCGCAGCCGGCCCACTCTATCACTGACAGTAGCGAAAAAGGAGATTTTTCAACCAGAACTGCCGGTGTAAGCTTCAACACGAAAGAGCCAATTATTGCTGTTGTTAAAAAGAACTCATCAGTACTAAAAAAGCTCTATCAGTGGTTACATAATCATTCCTCTGAAGTAGGAGGGAAGAGGTTAATTCAGGACAAAACCTTATTGGTTATCGATGATGAAGCTGATAACGCCTCAATCAATACTAAGAAGAATCCTGAAGAAAGAACAACTATCAACAATGCGATAAGGCAGGTGCTCGACCTGTTTTCTAAAAATGCTTATGTGGGTTATACAGCTACCCCTTTTGCAAACATTTTTATTCCATCGACGGAAAGAGATAACCTTTTTCCACGTGATTTTATAGTCAATATACCACCTCCTCCCTCTTATATTGGCCCGGAAAAGGTATTTGGGTTTGATTTTTATGAGGATGATACAGACACTCCACATTCTGTGCTTCCAATTGTAAATCGAATAGATTCTACATTAGAAGATAAAACAGAATTAGAACTGTTCATTCCTTCCGGTCATAAGATGGATGATCCCAAACCGACTTCTATACCTGAGTCTTTAAGAACGGCTATTAAATGTTTTATCCTAACCTGTGCAGTACGAAAGCTAAGAGGTCAGAAAAAAGAACATAACTCTATGCTAGTACATGTTACCAGATTCAAGAAGTGGCAGTTTCAGATTAAGAAGTTAGTAGAGGAGGAATTCAACTTTTATAAAAATGGAATTGACCTTAATATCCCATCTATTATTGCCGAATTAAGGCAAGCGTTTGAGCAAGACTCTCCTCACTACTGCTCATACATTACTACAACACAGAAGGTGTTAAATTCTCCTTTCAAAGATCTTGATCCAAATATAAAACTGCACTCTTGGGAGGACGTTGAGCCATTTCTGTATGAAGCCGTCATAAACACCAGAGTAAAGGAGATAAATGGAGGCTCTGGTGAAGCTCTTGACTATTATGAAAACAAGGATTTAGGGCTATCAGTGATAGCTATTGGTGGTGATAAATTATCAAGAGGTTTGACTTTAGAAGGTCTTTCTGTAAGCTATTATCTTAGGGCATCGAAGATGTATGATACCTTAATGCAAATGGGTAGGTGGTTTGGCTATAGGCATGGATATGCAGACCTGTGTAGGTTGTTCACCACAGGAGAACTCAATGAGTGGTTCTGCCATATTACAAGAGCTACTCAGGAGCTAAGAGATGAGTTTGACTACATGGCCAATACAGCCGGATCCTCTCCGGAAAAATATGCTGTTAAGGTTCGTACTCACCCAGGCGTATTACAAATTTCAGCCTCAAATAAAATTCGCTCGGCTGTTCCCATTGAAATTTCCTGGGCAGGCAGGCTTGTAGAGTCGTATGAGCTTGTAAAAGATTATGATATAAACAGTACGAATCTTCTGCAAGCATCAAAACTTTATGAATCATTAATCTTAGGAAGATACGAAACAAAGACAAAAACAGGAGATACAAAAATCTGGTATGATGTTCCTCCTGATTTAGTTCTTTCATTCTTTGATGGCTTCAGGGTTGTGGAAAATCTGAAAGCTTATAATCCTGAAAATCTGAGCAAATTCATTAACCAGCAAATAAAGAATAAAGAATTAACACACTGGAGGGTGGCATTTATGTCAAAGAGTAAACCTTCCAAACCTTACGCTTTAAATGATTTGAACGTTGGTCTTTTTGTGCGTAATGAAGCCGATCCTAATAATCACAATGTATACTATATTAGGAAGTCTCACATAATAGACAAGAAACATGAATCTATTGATTTAGAGGCTGAAGAGTATGACAAAGCATTACGACTGACAGAAGAGGAGTGGGAAAACAAGAAGAAGAAAGGGAAGCCACAGAGCCCTTCAGGTGAAATAGTTAGAAATGAAATAAGAAGTCCAGAGAACCCACTTTTAATGCTTTACTTTCTGGATCCTGACGGAACATCTGATTGCAGAGAATGGGATATTCCTATTATTGGTTATGCAATCAGTTTCCCCAGGAGCAACTACTACGAACCAGTTACTTATGCAGTCAACTCAACTTTGCTTCCCTATTTTGATATAGAAACTAACACCCTTGATTTTGATGAGGACGAAGATTGATATTATCTGGGAGGAGCTTGAAAAAACCGAGCTGTCTCCTTACCCCGTCCTGATGCGTGGATATCCGGGTAAAGTTTTGGCAGAAGTTTACATTGGTTTAAAGGTGCATGATAGCCAAAGATGTTTGGCTGTACATCTTGATAACGCCAGTCTTTCTCAGGTGAGAAGTTTGGGAGAACTTGAGGATATAAAGTTTGAGGTCTTTCTTGATACAAAGAATAAGTCAAAGGTATATCTGCTAATACTGCTTTTAGAGCCCACCTTAAAAGAAATTTTCTCTACCCTCTGTGAAGATCTTATTGCCAGCATATCAGGCATCAAAGATGAGAGGAGATTGGTAAGAGGCTTAGTTAGCCGGTTAGAAAAATGGGTTTCTCTCTTTATTAAAGCAAAGTCTCCAGGGCTTTCACAAGAGGCACAGCTGGGCCTTTACGGTGAGCTTTACTTTTTAAGGAAATGGCTCTTGCAATCTAATGAGAGGGAGAAATGCCTAAAAGCTTGGGTAGGTGTGGAAAAAGCTGTTAGGGATTTTCAGTTTGGAGATTGGGCACTGGAGGTAAAGGCCAGCCATGGCAACAACCATCAGAAGATCCATATTAGTAGTGAAAGACAGTTAGATACAAGTAATCTTCGCAACCTGTATCTGTTTCATTTGTCGCTAGATGTACGGCAGGAGTCAGGTGAAACGCTCAACAGTATTGTTGATTCTATTGTTGAAATACTAACAGAGGATTACGTACTCTGGTCTCTTTTTCAAATTAAATTAGTAGAGGCCGGTTATATAGCTCAGCATCGGGAACAGTACACAAAAAAAGGGTACTATACCAGGAATGAAGCTTTTTATGAAGTGAAGGATGCTTTCCCTCGCATCGAAGAAAAAGATCTTAGGGAAGGGGTAGGGGACGTGAAATACACAATTATTAGCAGCGACTGTAGCTTTTACTCTGTAGATGAAGTCCAAGTATATCAAAACATAAACTGATATGGCAAATAGTCTGGAGAATCTGGAACTTAATAAGTTTTATCACAACATTCAGCAGGATATCAGATCTGCTCAACTTGCAGAGGAGGAAGGTGGTGCCCTTGAACAGATATTCACTCAGGTTGCTGTAGATCTTCTGTCTGATGCCGGGGAGACAGAGAATGCCCGTGTCTCTTATGATGAGAAAGTATTAAGGACGGGAGTCCAGCATAAAATAAATGCCTATGCATTATCTGACAATTATGAAACGCTGGATCTCTTTATAACAGTATATAATGGCACAGATGATTACCTGAGAGTTTTTAAAGATGAAGTAGATAAAGCAGCCAAAAGAATCACTAATTTCTTCCGGAATGCAGTTTATAAAGATTATGTTAATGAAATAGAGGAATCTTCCGAAATCTTTGATCTGGCTCATACTTTAAGCGATTCGCATGAGTTGAAGGACGGACTGGTACGGGTTAATGCGTTTATCCTTACAGACGGAATCTATCCTGGAGATAGTCTTCCAGATCAGATGGTATCGGGTTACCCCATTTACTATAGAGTAATAGATCTAAATTATCTCTATAACATATCCGAAAGGTCACATGTCCCTATAGAAATAAACTTCAAGGAAGATGGATTTCAGGTGCCGTGCATATTCTCCCCATCTGAAAATGATGAATATCAGTCGTATTTAGCTATTATATCCGGCGAGGCGTTAGTTAATATTTATGAAAGGTTTGGGTCCCGTTTACTGGAGCAAAATGTCAGATCGTTTCTTCAGTTCACGGGTAAAATCAACAAAGGTATTCGTAAGACAATCCAGAATGAGCCACACATGTTCCTCGCATTCAATAATGGATTGGCTGCAACTGCGGAAGAAATTCTGATAGAACCTTTACCTGATGGAACAGGGAATTCCGTGACATGGGTAAAGGATTTGCAGATAGTAAATGGTGGGCAGACAACCGCTTCAATATACCATACATGGAAAAAAGACAAAGCAGATGTCTCCGGTATATTCGTGCAGGTAAAACTGAATGTGATAAAGAACAAAGAGAACTTTAATAATGTTGTTTCACGCATTGCTGAGTATGCAAATACGCAAAATAAAATCTCAGTATCCGACCTAAGTTCCAATAGTGAAAATCATATCCTGCTTGAAAAGCTGTCCCGCACCATATGGGCACCACCTGTATCCGGCAGAACTCAACAAACAAGGTGGTTCTATGATAGGGCCAGAGGACAGTATAAAACCGCAATGCTTAAGGAAGGGTTTACCAAAGCTAAGAGAAAGGCTTTTGAGCTGAAGAATCCTAAACAGCAGGTTTTTACCAAAGAGGATCTGGCAAAATATGTAAACACATATCAGGAATTATATGACGGGAAAAAGCTGGTAATTGGGCCACATTATGTTGTCAGGGGAAATCAAAAGAACTACGTTCAGTTCATCAACTATAATTTCAGCAAAAGACCAGACAATATATTTTTTGAGGATGCTATTGCTAAAGCCATTCTTTTCAGGTCGGCAGAAAAGGTGTATGGGGTAAAACCTAATGCCATTGGTGATATGAGATATGTTACAGTCCCTTATTCTATTGCTTGGCTTGGCTATAGGTTACAATATAGGTTAGACCTGTACGCCATCTGGAAAGCACAAAGTATCAGTGACACCCTTCGGGAAAAGCTTCGGGAAATAATGGTATGTGTGGAGACCTACATCAAGTCTAATGCTCCGGGGTCTCTTTATGGTGAATGGGCTAAAAAGGAAGATTGTTGGAACTCTGTAAAGCAGCAGGAGTTCGATATTTCCTTTGATAGCATTAATAGTGATTTAGAATTAAAAAATCAGAATCATAAAAGAATAAAAGTATCAGAGGATGAAACCCGTTTAGCTGAGGTAGAAGCTCTTCAGGAAAGGCTAAAATCTGTACATCCTAAGACATGGGAGAAAATAGAGCAGTGGGGTAAGGCAACCGGTAAACTTTCCCCATACCAACGTAATATGGCTCGAACTATCGGAATGAATTCCAGCAGAAACAGAGGGTTGAGCGAGATTGAATATAATAATGGTCAAAATATATTAGATACAGCCATCGAAGAAGCATCTGAGATATTCTTTGATATGGAAGATCTTTTTGCTGATGATGTAAATGCTGTAGAGACTAAGCACGTTATAACTATTGAGCTTATCCAAGAAGTTGTTAAGTGGGATAAGAAAAACAAAAAGCTTCGTGACTTCGAATATCGCTTTATGGCTGATTTAGCCGAGGGTAAGAAAACTCTAACGGAAAGGAATACTTTATTAGCAATCCGAAACTATGAAAAAGCCACAAAGTGTGGCTTCGAAATATGTAAAATAGTTTAATGATTTTTTAAAGAAGACATAAGCCTCAGCGAAACTTAAAAAAGATATAACAGGGGACTCTATAAGCCTCTATTATATGAAACTAAAAGAACTTATGTGAAACAGGTGCTAATGGTTGCTCCAAAGTAATATGGCAGCTGCAGTTTTTCCGAACACGTGTACGAGCAGGCCTTTAACCGAACTGACTTTAGAGGCGTTTTTTAGTTTGTGTTTTCTCTTACCACCTGCTAAACAGGGATCACGGATACAGCCGAAGAGTACAAGGCATTGCCGGCTCTTTACCCGCTGCATTTCATCCTCCCAGCCGTCAGAGTAGGAGCTTTCTCTCAGGTGGAGAACTGGAACCACTTGTTGTGGTAATGCACCGCAACGCGGATAGGACCGTAGCCGTCTTTGATACAGTCTGTTCTTACGTAGCGGTTAATCTCCTAGTTATTTTACTTACTAAGCTTATTCAGTAGCAGCAGTACCATCAGAGTCTTTTTTAAGATCTTTAGCTTTTAAAATTTTTGATTGTTCGTCCAGTAACTTTTTACCTATAGCTTCCATATCCATATCTGGCTGGCCCTGTCTTGAATAATAATAAGAAAATCGGGCAGTTATATCTTTCATAAATGATGATGCCACACTGGCAAGAATTCTGTAGACAGGTTTTTCCTTAATAGAAAAGGAATGTAAATCTTGAAAGTCAATAAAGTAGCCATCAAAAGATAAGTATGGAGGTAAAAAATGATACCTATTAACCGTATTCTTAATATGCTTTTTAAATTCGCCTCTGATAATACTTGAAGATGCAGAACTTATTTCGTTAAAATCGTTCTTTTCGTCCTTTAACCTATTCCATTTAATCAATTTTGCTGCTATAAAATTACTAGCATTTCTTACCATAAGAGGATCATTTTCATCCTTCCTTTTGTGATTCTTATGTAAGACCATATCACAAGCTGGTGTCAGCACTATATATTTTTCTGTTTCTATCTCTATTATATCACCTGTGAACAAATTATCATTGATGGCTGGATATATGTAGAATTCAGAAGGATCATGTATTTCATGTTCTCCTGTATCTGTCCTGTAAAGAGTCTCAACAAGATGAAAGATAGTGTATCTTAGTAGAATTTTTTCATAATCCTTTTCTTCTCTTAAAGCAGAATTATCCTGCCAATAATCCATTGTGTGTATCAAATGATTCCAGAATAAGGAAGCTAAATAGCTTTCAACTTTGCCTTTGCCTCCAAGTACATTTGTTATACCAGTCTGGAAAATTTTAACTATTTCTTTTAATAGCTCGATGAACTCAATCCCATCGCGAGCATGGATCTTAAAGAAATAATTTTGCTCAAATTCTTCTCCATTTATTAAACCTGGATTACCTGAGTAAACAAAAACAGGGAAGCGTAACTTACCAACTATTTTTCTTAAGATGTCTACGCCATCAGCATTATCCTCGGTTCCTCCGGTTTTCAGTATTATGTCAACAATAGCAGCGTCATAATTATGGTGAACAAGTAATTTTTCTGCTTCTACTAAATCTTTGGCTCTTTCTGGTTTTATTGTAACTCCGGTTTCTCTGTTGAAAGCTTTAATAGTTTGTTCATATAGCCTGTAATTCTTGTCTTCATCTTCAACAATGAGTAGATCAATTTGTCTCATTACTTGTTTTTTATCTGAAAGTGTACACCTTTTTTACTGTATAATGCTTCTAAAGAATAGTTATTCCTGTTCATCGCTTCTCCTGCAATTGCTAAGCCTAGACCTGATCCATCTGGTTTTGTCGTGAAACCTGGTTCAAAGATAGCACCGCTTTCAATAAACTTTTCCTCTATCCCGGGGCCATTATCGGTTAGATCTATGAGTATATTTTCAAACTGCTCAGATACATCAATTTTAATCTCTTTTTCCGTAACAGAGTTGGAGATAAGCCAATGTATACTGTTTTCAAGAAGGTTAGTGAACACGATATAAAAATCATCCTTCCATGCTAAAAGCTCAATAGACTGATCACAATTAACCAAAACTGAAATGTTATTTTCTTTTATTTGGCTGTTGAAGATTTTAAGAACTGAGTTGATGAGAGAAAGTAAGTTAAACTTAGCTTTGTTTTCTCTTCTCTTTGAAGCTAATGGATCAATTTTTGAAAATAAGTCAGCTAAAATTTTAGAGTTTTGATTAACTTCTTTCAGCTCCTGTTGTAGCTCATCTAATATTTGAGGATCAAATTTCTCTCTCAGTTCGTCAGACCATGAAGACATTAAATAGCCAACATTCCGAAAGTAACTAACAGGCTTTCTGCCCTCATGCAGTACTACATTGATGATTTTTCCTAAAGTCGCTTGCCCTTGATAGATGGCAATAGTATTTCTAAGTAGTGAAGCAGTTTTTTGGTTCTCTTCTTCCTTCTTCCTGATGATCTGGCCAATGCGTGTTCTGCTTTCCTGCTTGATACCAGATATATCGAGTTCTTTATCTACTTCTAACCTTAAAAGAGACAAGTCAGCAAAAGACTCTAAGGCTTCTTCGACGTTATTTTTATTTCTGCCTTTACCTGTTTTGTATCTGTAGTAGTATCTCCTCGATTCCAGCTCTGATAATACAGAGTTAACAACATCAATTAAGCCATGATAATATTTGTTTTCTCGAAGGCCATCTCTGGCGCTCTTTTCTTCTAAATGAGAAATTTCTTCAGGTTCTACACTAATGAACCCGATAACCTGATCGCTACCAATTCTTAAAGAAGGGTTCTGAACTCTACGTTTATCTAATAAAAGCCAGTCATAACCAGCATCACCATGTGGCCTTATTCTGAACCCTTTTCTATAGATGCCAATGCCACTGTATTGACTCAAGAGGTGCCTAGCTTCTCTTCTGCCTAAAGGCTGATTAGTTGTAGGGTTCTTAAGTCCTCTATCAATAAGGTTTTGAATTGCTTCTGGTTCTCTGTCAAATACTCTAAGGTCAAGAGAAACAGGCCCGCAATAGGCATTGTAAGGCTGAATGTTGATTTTAAAATTGAGCGACTCGTCTGGTACCCCCAGCGTTGAATCATTTTCAAATATTAAAGTTGCATCCCCTGTCGCAGAAATATTTCCTGAAATTCTGTAATCATATAGTTTAACTAGAGGATAAGGTTCTATTTTGATTTCAATATTTTCGTACTCAGGGACGATGAAATCTTTAAACTTTACTGTGATATCAAATTTTTCGTGTTTCTCAAATTTCTCAATAGGAGAAATTAATTTCTTAAGTTCTCCTATAAGTTTCTCTATTTCTGTTCTATTCCAGACATATAGTTGATCAGAGGTGCCAATAATTTCAAGGAAGGTACCTTGGTCTCTGCTTGAGTTGAAGCTTTCTATTAGAACAGGTACATCTGATAAAAATTTATTCTTCAGGAACTCATTCCACAAGATAACCAATGTTGTTCTCTCTCCGCTTGTAGTTACCGTGTCTAACAGTAGCTCATCCCCAAGCATTGATACAGCATATCTTCCAATTCCTTTGCGCCCTTGAAAGTGGCGTCCATTAGGACTGGTTTTCCTTATTTCCTTATCATTGGTAGAAGGGACCATCCACTTTTCAGTCACTGTTTCATAGCTCATCCCGTGCCCATCATCAGAAACCATAATTTTAAGCTTCTTTTTATCGGGTTCGTCTGGCTTCTGTTCGGGATCGGGAAAAGCTGAGAAGGAAATTATTACGTTATTAGCATCTGCATCATAAGAGTTTTTAACTAACTCAATTAGTGCGGCATAAACATCTTTTATTAGGTCACGCCCAATAGTTAATATATGTCTTCCAGCAGGACGTATATTGTATATTCCATCCTTAATCTTCTGTTCTGTTGCTTCCATTTGGTTCTAATAATTCACGGATACCGGCAGCAATGGCATCGGCCATCAAAGGTGGTACAGCGTTACCAATTTGTTTGAATCCTGAGGTTCGGGAACCTTCAAAGAAGTAATCATCAGGGAATGACTGAAGCCTAGCAGCCTCTCTTATGGATAAGGACCTTAACTGATTTATATCCGGATGGATGTAGTAATGGCCATCTTTAGCTATATGAGCTACTACTGTCTGAGAAGTAGGAATGTCTTGTGCAACCACTTTAAAACGATCTGCAAAGGAGACTTTGTTCTTGTGAAAAGAAAGCTGCTCTGGAATATCAGTATAGCGTAGTCTTTGTTGATAGTTATTCCACAGCTCAATAGCTAAACGATATATTTCCAAGTCCTCGTTTCTATGAGGTCTAGTTATATGTTGTGTGAGTACGGGGCAGCCATTTCGGATATTAGTTTGTGTCAGATACTGAGTAACTGGCTTGGTATATGGTCCAGTGTAACTTTCACCAGGAGCTAACGCTGGTAAATCTTGCAGCAGATCCGATACCTGATAAAACTGAACAGTCTGCCAAAGTTTAGGATAATGCAATGGCTGAAGTCCTTCACGTCTCCAACCTATTATAATTAGACGCTTACGGTTTTGAAGAACACCGAAATTAGAGGCATTTTGTTCTTTTATTTCGAAATCATATCCAGACTTATCAATAATCCTCTCGATGTTCTGCAGCATGATACCATTGCCAGCAGTTAACAGCCCCTTCACATTTTCAAAAACAAAAACTTTAGGTTGATATCTGCGCAGAAACTGTGCATAATACTTGTACAGGTAATTACGCGGATCCCCCTTCATTTTGTCTTTGCTGCGGGAGCGTCCGATAACGGAATATGCTTGGCAAGGAGGGCCTCCGATGATTGCGTCTACTTCTCGATTTTCTTCTGGAAGTTGAGCTATGCGTGCATCAATGCTATTAAATATACCGCCAATGGTATCTTCTCCTATAGCTTCGTTTATAACAGAAAGTATTTCTTCTTCAGGTAAATGAGCATAAAGTTCATCTCGTGTAATTTCCTGACGAAGGTAAGAATAATAAATATCGAGATTGTTTTGCTCCTTAAGATGATAGTAAGCCAGCCTGGTTTTAAGGGTAAAACAGGCATCAGTATCCATCTCCACATGGGCTATGGGATTGAATCCGTTGCGGATAAAGCCTTCTGATAAGCCTCCGGCACCGGCAAAAAGGTCAATGTAATTCATTGGCGCGAGTTACCTATTTTACGCCTAATTTAATGTATTCTGAAACAGTATTTACAGTATTCTGTAATATGTTTTTTTTGAGTTCGCACTCCCAAACTGTTAATACTCTCCAACCCAGTTCCTTGAGAGCTATAACAGCTTTTGCATCACGTTCTACATTACCAGATATCTTATTTTGCCACCACTCAGTACGAGTTTTTGGGATAACAAAGTAACGGCAACCTTCATGACCATGCCAGAAGCATCCATGTACAAAAATTACTGTGCGGTACTTTGGGAGCACGATATCAGGTTTGCCAATAAGCTTCTTGTCATGGATTCTGTACCGGAAGCCTCTTTTGAAGAGTTCTTTTCGCAGCAAAACTTCTGGCTTAGTGTTCTTGCCTTTGATTCGGGACATATTATAGCTCCGAATTTCTTTGGAATGAACATCAGCCATAATTTTAAGTGATAATTAGTGCATTTTCAATTAACTTTCTGAGGAAGCTACCTCGGTATTCTCGTGCAGTTTGTTCATTCACAGCTTCTCTAGCAAAAACAAAATATTGTGTTTGATCAGCAGTGATTTTCTCGTCTGCTCTGTTATCAAATGTTTTCTTAGATCTATAAACCTTGCTGGCATTATCTAAATCTTCGAGTTCAGATTTTAGGATCTTAGGATCAATAGAGGATAAGTCATAATTATAAAGTTCTACGATCAAAGTAAAAAGATTAGCTTTGTTAAACCAGTAAGACCTTTTTCCTAGGTTTAGGGAGTCAATAAATTTTAAAACCTTCAGTAGATTGACTTCCAGCTCCCCGGCACCTGTAAACTCTTCATTAAATTTTTCAATATAATCCTGTACCCTATCATTTCTCTTAAAATATGCACCTTCTATCAGAGTCACAATAAGAGTCATAACATACTGCAGTGCAAGCATTCGGTTTACATAAGTGTCAGAAAAAACAGAGTACTTTTCATAGAAGAAGTCTAAGAAGTAACTCCTGTTTTCGGGATCAACTTCATAATTGACAAAAAAAAGATTCCTATCCACTTTTTTCTCAATAAGTTGTTTTGCAAAGTAGATAAAGTCGCTATCTCCCCATTTAGCATTCAATCTCTCTGTGTCATTCAGCGCATAATCAGTACTGTTTATGCGCTGAAAAATTTCTGTAATTTGTTCACTGCTAGCATTTTTTAAATACCTGATGGAAACTTCATAATTTAGGAAGCCGGTTTTTTCTTCAGGAGTTAGTTCTTTAAAGGGTATAACCGGAGATTCTGGTAAAGCAAAGACATCTACACCTTCTATATAATGCTCTATTGTTGTACATCTTTGCTGGCCATCAACTATTAAATCAACAGATTGCATTTTCTCTATATCAATACTGCCTTGAGCAATATAAACTTCTGGAAATGGATAGTTTAATCTGATTGTATCGATAAACTTATATTTATGTGGTTTTTTCCACACTAGCTTTCGTTGAAAATAAGGGGAGGGGTTCAACTCACCTTTTTTAATTTTGTTGTACAGCTCAATGATTTTCCAATTATTTGCTGGGATACTAGCATCCAGTTTTTTTGTCATAATGTAGATGTTTCCTTTTTATGGCTTATTTCATTAAGATTGTCGGTATGATAATTCATAAAATAAAACCAGTTCTTGTATATAGCAATAGTTACTTTTCTGTCAACTAGTTTTGTTGTTTCCTTTTTAAAGGCTTCAAAGCTCTTCAAATTAGAAATCTCAAACCCCCTTGGCTTAAAGTCTGGCCTGAACCATCCCTTAGAAAAGTATTCAAAGTATCTATAGTTTACAGGCACATTAAACTTTCCTTCCCTATAGTATTCGTTTGAATCCCACTGATCCTTTAAAGAGTTAGTGTACTTAAAAACATTTCTTCCAACTCCTTCAAAAAGCTCTTCGCATATAACTGCAACATCAATATCTGATTTGTCTTTCCATTGGCGCGTCATGCGGAATTTAGTATCAAAATGGTGGAACAGCTTTTTAGGGCTAATACTAAATCCTAGCTTTGCAGAACCAACAATAATAACTTCATGAATATAGACATCAAGATAATCAGCAACTAATTGTCTAAGTTTATATTCTTTT
Above is a window of Pontibacter akesuensis DNA encoding:
- a CDS encoding Z1 domain-containing protein codes for the protein MLTNAIKAVKALLPESGVTPSDIDEQTDFILSNPKFKDVDRDLLISELRNQYTMVLEGFRIIELDDPERRKPWVASKKVHRDNWPFWLRYKNYLMYNKGFAPSLIDELDRLTDRILDGLFDPTSDIGFDKKGLVVGQVQSGKTSNYTGLISKAADAGYNLIIVLAGLHNNLRSQTQLRIDEGFLGFDTQYQRAFNTGRHLIGVGVGNSAQPAHSITDSSEKGDFSTRTAGVSFNTKEPIIAVVKKNSSVLKKLYQWLHNHSSEVGGKRLIQDKTLLVIDDEADNASINTKKNPEERTTINNAIRQVLDLFSKNAYVGYTATPFANIFIPSTERDNLFPRDFIVNIPPPPSYIGPEKVFGFDFYEDDTDTPHSVLPIVNRIDSTLEDKTELELFIPSGHKMDDPKPTSIPESLRTAIKCFILTCAVRKLRGQKKEHNSMLVHVTRFKKWQFQIKKLVEEEFNFYKNGIDLNIPSIIAELRQAFEQDSPHYCSYITTTQKVLNSPFKDLDPNIKLHSWEDVEPFLYEAVINTRVKEINGGSGEALDYYENKDLGLSVIAIGGDKLSRGLTLEGLSVSYYLRASKMYDTLMQMGRWFGYRHGYADLCRLFTTGELNEWFCHITRATQELRDEFDYMANTAGSSPEKYAVKVRTHPGVLQISASNKIRSAVPIEISWAGRLVESYELVKDYDINSTNLLQASKLYESLILGRYETKTKTGDTKIWYDVPPDLVLSFFDGFRVVENLKAYNPENLSKFINQQIKNKELTHWRVAFMSKSKPSKPYALNDLNVGLFVRNEADPNNHNVYYIRKSHIIDKKHESIDLEAEEYDKALRLTEEEWENKKKKGKPQSPSGEIVRNEIRSPENPLLMLYFLDPDGTSDCREWDIPIIGYAISFPRSNYYEPVTYAVNSTLLPYFDIETNTLDFDEDED
- a CDS encoding PD-(D/E)XK motif protein; protein product: MRTKIDIIWEELEKTELSPYPVLMRGYPGKVLAEVYIGLKVHDSQRCLAVHLDNASLSQVRSLGELEDIKFEVFLDTKNKSKVYLLILLLEPTLKEIFSTLCEDLIASISGIKDERRLVRGLVSRLEKWVSLFIKAKSPGLSQEAQLGLYGELYFLRKWLLQSNEREKCLKAWVGVEKAVRDFQFGDWALEVKASHGNNHQKIHISSERQLDTSNLRNLYLFHLSLDVRQESGETLNSIVDSIVEILTEDYVLWSLFQIKLVEAGYIAQHREQYTKKGYYTRNEAFYEVKDAFPRIEEKDLREGVGDVKYTIISSDCSFYSVDEVQVYQNIN
- a CDS encoding sensor histidine kinase, translated to MEATEQKIKDGIYNIRPAGRHILTIGRDLIKDVYAALIELVKNSYDADANNVIISFSAFPDPEQKPDEPDKKKLKIMVSDDGHGMSYETVTEKWMVPSTNDKEIRKTSPNGRHFQGRKGIGRYAVSMLGDELLLDTVTTSGERTTLVILWNEFLKNKFLSDVPVLIESFNSSRDQGTFLEIIGTSDQLYVWNRTEIEKLIGELKKLISPIEKFEKHEKFDITVKFKDFIVPEYENIEIKIEPYPLVKLYDYRISGNISATGDATLIFENDSTLGVPDESLNFKINIQPYNAYCGPVSLDLRVFDREPEAIQNLIDRGLKNPTTNQPLGRREARHLLSQYSGIGIYRKGFRIRPHGDAGYDWLLLDKRRVQNPSLRIGSDQVIGFISVEPEEISHLEEKSARDGLRENKYYHGLIDVVNSVLSELESRRYYYRYKTGKGRNKNNVEEALESFADLSLLRLEVDKELDISGIKQESRTRIGQIIRKKEEENQKTASLLRNTIAIYQGQATLGKIINVVLHEGRKPVSYFRNVGYLMSSWSDELREKFDPQILDELQQELKEVNQNSKILADLFSKIDPLASKRRENKAKFNLLSLINSVLKIFNSQIKENNISVLVNCDQSIELLAWKDDFYIVFTNLLENSIHWLISNSVTEKEIKIDVSEQFENILIDLTDNGPGIEEKFIESGAIFEPGFTTKPDGSGLGLAIAGEAMNRNNYSLEALYSKKGVHFQIKNK
- a CDS encoding AIPR family protein; its protein translation is MANSLENLELNKFYHNIQQDIRSAQLAEEEGGALEQIFTQVAVDLLSDAGETENARVSYDEKVLRTGVQHKINAYALSDNYETLDLFITVYNGTDDYLRVFKDEVDKAAKRITNFFRNAVYKDYVNEIEESSEIFDLAHTLSDSHELKDGLVRVNAFILTDGIYPGDSLPDQMVSGYPIYYRVIDLNYLYNISERSHVPIEINFKEDGFQVPCIFSPSENDEYQSYLAIISGEALVNIYERFGSRLLEQNVRSFLQFTGKINKGIRKTIQNEPHMFLAFNNGLAATAEEILIEPLPDGTGNSVTWVKDLQIVNGGQTTASIYHTWKKDKADVSGIFVQVKLNVIKNKENFNNVVSRIAEYANTQNKISVSDLSSNSENHILLEKLSRTIWAPPVSGRTQQTRWFYDRARGQYKTAMLKEGFTKAKRKAFELKNPKQQVFTKEDLAKYVNTYQELYDGKKLVIGPHYVVRGNQKNYVQFINYNFSKRPDNIFFEDAIAKAILFRSAEKVYGVKPNAIGDMRYVTVPYSIAWLGYRLQYRLDLYAIWKAQSISDTLREKLREIMVCVETYIKSNAPGSLYGEWAKKEDCWNSVKQQEFDISFDSINSDLELKNQNHKRIKVSEDETRLAEVEALQERLKSVHPKTWEKIEQWGKATGKLSPYQRNMARTIGMNSSRNRGLSEIEYNNGQNILDTAIEEASEIFFDMEDLFADDVNAVETKHVITIELIQEVVKWDKKNKKLRDFEYRFMADLAEGKKTLTERNTLLAIRNYEKATKCGFEICKIV
- a CDS encoding response regulator gives rise to the protein MRQIDLLIVEDEDKNYRLYEQTIKAFNRETGVTIKPERAKDLVEAEKLLVHHNYDAAIVDIILKTGGTEDNADGVDILRKIVGKLRFPVFVYSGNPGLINGEEFEQNYFFKIHARDGIEFIELLKEIVKIFQTGITNVLGGKGKVESYLASLFWNHLIHTMDYWQDNSALREEKDYEKILLRYTIFHLVETLYRTDTGEHEIHDPSEFYIYPAINDNLFTGDIIEIETEKYIVLTPACDMVLHKNHKRKDENDPLMVRNASNFIAAKLIKWNRLKDEKNDFNEISSASSSIIRGEFKKHIKNTVNRYHFLPPYLSFDGYFIDFQDLHSFSIKEKPVYRILASVASSFMKDITARFSYYYSRQGQPDMDMEAIGKKLLDEQSKILKAKDLKKDSDGTAATE